In Lacrimispora indolis DSM 755, a genomic segment contains:
- a CDS encoding lactonase family protein, producing the protein MKGKYMAYVGSYSYNGQAKGITVYDVDVEKGRFVPRCEVEVDNSSYVIASNDGKTLYSIADEGVVSFRIHENGAITRLNSANIKGMRGCHLSTDAEDKYIFVSGYHDGKSTVLRLNKDGSVGEIVTAVFHKGLGSVAERNFRPHVSCSRRTPDGKFIMVADLGIDQIKIYRFNEHDEEMILVDALHCELESAPKCFRFSSDGKFFYLISELKNVIDVFTYETGERQPKIEKIQTISTVGSKHSQLTAACSLRLSNDEKYVFCGNAGDNSVSVYMRDKDTGLLEVVCCLPISGSYPKDVCVFPDDKHIASINHETGSITFFTVEYEKGLLIMNGKEIKVNEPNSCVIVKVGK; encoded by the coding sequence ATGAAAGGCAAGTATATGGCTTATGTAGGTTCTTATTCCTACAACGGACAGGCTAAGGGGATTACCGTATACGATGTTGATGTGGAAAAGGGCCGTTTTGTTCCAAGATGTGAGGTGGAGGTTGACAATTCTTCTTATGTGATCGCATCCAATGACGGGAAGACGCTTTACTCCATCGCAGATGAAGGAGTCGTGTCCTTCCGCATTCATGAGAACGGAGCCATCACAAGGCTTAATTCAGCCAATATAAAGGGGATGAGAGGCTGCCATCTGTCCACCGATGCGGAGGATAAGTATATTTTCGTATCAGGATACCACGATGGAAAATCCACGGTGCTGCGTTTAAATAAGGATGGCTCTGTAGGAGAGATCGTGACCGCGGTGTTCCACAAGGGTCTTGGCAGCGTGGCGGAGAGAAACTTCCGTCCCCATGTGAGCTGTTCCAGGAGAACTCCTGACGGAAAATTTATCATGGTGGCTGATCTTGGAATCGACCAGATCAAAATCTACCGTTTTAATGAACATGACGAGGAAATGATCCTGGTGGATGCCCTGCACTGCGAACTGGAGTCCGCTCCCAAGTGCTTCCGTTTCAGTTCCGACGGAAAGTTTTTCTACCTTATTTCCGAGTTAAAGAACGTGATCGATGTGTTCACCTATGAAACAGGGGAGCGCCAGCCGAAGATTGAGAAGATCCAGACGATTTCCACCGTAGGATCCAAGCACAGCCAGCTTACGGCGGCATGTTCCCTGCGCCTCTCCAATGATGAAAAGTACGTATTCTGCGGCAATGCCGGAGACAATTCTGTTTCGGTTTACATGCGGGACAAGGACACCGGGCTTTTAGAGGTCGTATGCTGTCTTCCCATAAGCGGCAGTTATCCCAAGGATGTCTGTGTGTTCCCGGATGATAAGCATATCGCTTCCATCAACCATGAGACAGGCAGCATTACATTTTTCACGGTTGAATATGAGAAGGGACTTTTGATCATGAACGGCAAGGAAATCAAGGTCAACGAGCCTAACAGCTGCGTAATCGTAAAAGTCGGAAAATAA
- a CDS encoding ABC transporter ATP-binding protein, with amino-acid sequence MSAIDIHDLRKSFGKSMALDGVDLLVPNGSVYGFIGPNGAGKSTTIRILLGLLKKDGGEVKLLGGDPWKDTVELHKRLAYVPSDVQLWDNMTGGEIIDFLGKLRGNYSRERRARLIQRFDLDPTKKCKTYSKGNRQKVMLISAFVSDVELLILDEPTTGLDPLMETVFQQCVKEARDQGKTVFLSSHILSEVEAVCDRIGVIRGGRIIQQGTMSDLKALIEGCQPPTLETLFMNYYKKETKGRV; translated from the coding sequence ATGTCTGCAATTGATATTCATGATCTAAGGAAAAGCTTTGGAAAATCCATGGCCTTAGACGGGGTTGATCTCCTGGTCCCAAACGGCTCGGTCTACGGTTTTATCGGGCCAAACGGCGCTGGTAAATCCACCACCATCCGCATTCTGCTGGGGCTTCTTAAAAAGGACGGCGGAGAGGTAAAGCTGCTGGGCGGCGATCCCTGGAAGGACACGGTTGAGCTGCACAAGCGTCTGGCCTATGTTCCCAGCGATGTACAGCTTTGGGACAACATGACCGGCGGCGAAATCATCGACTTTCTCGGAAAGCTGCGGGGAAATTATTCCAGGGAACGACGGGCCCGGCTGATCCAGCGCTTTGACCTGGACCCCACCAAGAAATGCAAGACCTACTCCAAGGGCAACCGGCAGAAGGTAATGCTGATCTCCGCCTTTGTTTCGGATGTGGAACTGCTCATCCTTGACGAACCGACCACCGGTCTTGATCCGCTGATGGAAACCGTGTTCCAGCAGTGCGTAAAAGAGGCCAGAGACCAGGGGAAGACGGTATTTCTCTCCAGCCATATCTTATCTGAGGTGGAGGCAGTTTGCGACCGGATCGGCGTCATCCGCGGGGGAAGGATCATCCAGCAGGGCACCATGTCGGACTTGAAAGCGCTTATTGAGGGCTGCCAGCCGCCCACCCTGGAAACCCTGTTTATGAACTACTACAAAAAGGAGACAAAAGGGAGGGTATGA
- the potA gene encoding spermidine/putrescine ABC transporter ATP-binding protein, with protein sequence MGQPLIDLRNITKSFDGTMVLDDLNLSVKENAFVTLLGPSGCGKTTTLRIIGGFESPDQGKVIFEGQDITNLPPNKRQLNTVFQKYALFNHMSISENIAFGLKIKNKPKAYIQDKIKYALKLVNLDGFENRTVSSLSGGQQQRIAIARAIVNEPRVLLLDEPLGALDLKLRQDMQYELIRLKNELGITFIYVTHDQEEALTMSDTIVVMNQGYIQQMGSPENIYNEPENAFVADFIGESNIMPGIMVRDELVEIFNAKFVCVDKGFGTNAPVDVVIRPEDIDLVSPEAGSLTGIVTHLIFKGVHYEMEVTTPNGFEWLVHSTDMFPVGQEVGIHVDPFDIQIMNKPASEDEEAVGINE encoded by the coding sequence ATGGGTCAGCCATTAATTGATTTACGGAATATCACAAAAAGCTTTGACGGTACCATGGTACTGGATGATTTAAACCTCTCCGTTAAGGAGAACGCATTTGTTACCCTGCTAGGACCCAGCGGCTGCGGCAAAACCACAACCCTTCGGATTATCGGCGGCTTTGAAAGCCCTGACCAGGGGAAGGTGATCTTTGAGGGACAGGACATCACCAACCTGCCTCCCAACAAACGGCAATTAAACACGGTATTCCAGAAATACGCCCTGTTTAACCACATGTCCATTTCGGAAAACATCGCCTTTGGCCTGAAAATCAAAAATAAACCAAAAGCCTATATACAGGATAAGATCAAATACGCCTTAAAGCTGGTTAACTTAGACGGCTTTGAAAACCGCACGGTAAGCTCCTTAAGCGGAGGCCAGCAGCAGCGGATCGCCATTGCCAGGGCAATCGTAAACGAACCAAGAGTTCTTCTCCTTGACGAGCCTTTGGGAGCGCTGGACTTAAAGCTTCGCCAGGATATGCAGTATGAGCTGATCCGTTTGAAAAATGAGCTGGGCATCACCTTTATCTACGTGACCCATGACCAGGAAGAAGCCCTGACCATGTCCGACACTATCGTCGTCATGAACCAGGGTTATATCCAGCAGATGGGGTCCCCGGAAAACATCTACAATGAACCGGAAAATGCCTTTGTGGCCGATTTCATCGGGGAAAGCAACATTATGCCCGGAATCATGGTCAGGGATGAGCTGGTGGAGATCTTTAACGCCAAATTTGTCTGCGTTGACAAAGGCTTTGGAACCAACGCTCCGGTTGACGTTGTCATCCGCCCGGAGGATATTGATCTGGTATCTCCCGAGGCAGGCTCCCTGACAGGGATTGTGACCCATCTGATTTTCAAGGGCGTCCACTATGAAATGGAAGTGACTACGCCTAACGGTTTTGAATGGCTGGTACACAGCACGGATATGTTCCCGGTCGGACAGGAAGTGGGCATTCATGTGGACCCGTTCGATATCCAGATCATGAACAAACCGGCTTCTGAGGATGAGGAGGCTGTGGGAATCAATGAGTAA
- a CDS encoding TetR/AcrR family transcriptional regulator — MYENFIGLKEEKRDAIINAAFTEFAENGYDLASTNTIVKAAAISKGALFHYFPSKKELFLFLCSYAFELVSREFYQQIGHCQGDLIIRYRRAAMLKGQVYQRYPRLFEFIKRLTKEKSPDIASELSEELKRVTAYGYEMLLGNLDQSLFRPDIPFEKARDLIIWALENYGNRSMELVGDKRVEEIDMDALNADFDQYLEVLRKCFYKQ; from the coding sequence TTGTACGAAAATTTTATCGGCTTAAAAGAAGAAAAGCGGGATGCCATCATCAACGCTGCCTTTACGGAGTTTGCAGAAAACGGCTATGATCTGGCATCCACCAACACCATTGTAAAGGCGGCTGCCATTTCAAAAGGAGCACTGTTCCACTATTTTCCCAGTAAAAAGGAACTGTTCCTGTTCCTCTGCAGCTATGCCTTTGAGCTGGTCAGCCGAGAGTTTTACCAGCAGATCGGCCATTGCCAGGGCGATCTCATCATCCGGTACCGCCGGGCCGCCATGCTAAAGGGGCAGGTATACCAGCGCTATCCCCGGCTGTTCGAATTCATCAAACGGCTGACAAAAGAAAAATCACCTGATATTGCCTCTGAGCTTTCAGAGGAGCTTAAGCGTGTGACGGCATACGGCTATGAGATGCTGCTGGGTAATTTAGACCAGTCCCTTTTCCGCCCGGATATCCCCTTTGAGAAGGCCAGGGACCTGATCATATGGGCGTTGGAGAATTACGGTAACCGCTCCATGGAACTGGTCGGTGACAAACGGGTGGAGGAAATCGACATGGATGCCCTTAATGCCGACTTTGATCAATACCTTGAGGTTCTGCGTAAATGCTTTTATAAACAGTGA
- a CDS encoding helix-turn-helix domain-containing protein: MDIGAKLKELRVLKGLTQEELADRAELSKGFISQLERDLTSPSIATLLDILQCLGTSVGEFFNESPEEQIVFGKSDYFEKHDSELKNDIKWIIPNAQKNMMEPILLTLEAGGETYPDNPHEGEEFGYVLQGNISIHIGNKTYKARKGESFYFVSDKKHYLSSKAGATLIWVSSPPSF; this comes from the coding sequence ATGGATATCGGTGCAAAACTAAAAGAGCTTCGGGTCTTAAAGGGGCTTACTCAGGAAGAGCTGGCTGACCGCGCAGAGCTGTCAAAGGGGTTCATCTCCCAGCTGGAAAGGGACTTGACCTCCCCCTCCATTGCTACCCTTTTGGATATTTTGCAATGCCTTGGAACCTCTGTCGGCGAGTTCTTTAATGAAAGCCCGGAGGAACAGATCGTTTTCGGAAAATCCGATTACTTTGAAAAACACGATTCAGAACTTAAGAATGACATCAAATGGATCATTCCCAATGCACAGAAAAACATGATGGAGCCGATTCTTCTCACCCTGGAAGCCGGCGGAGAGACCTATCCTGATAATCCTCATGAAGGTGAGGAATTCGGCTACGTGTTACAGGGTAATATTTCCATTCATATAGGTAACAAAACATATAAAGCCAGAAAAGGGGAATCCTTTTACTTTGTATCAGACAAAAAACATTACTTAAGCAGCAAGGCCGGCGCTACTCTTATCTGGGTCAGCTCCCCGCCAAGCTTTTGA
- a CDS encoding ABC transporter permease, whose protein sequence is MKRYLHGTDALMRLYLRQNRIFTLVWLLLPGLWVAINTISSLVLFPTQEALVRMGVTLIDPLTQAIHGPLLVVSVAGFVTWRTKVFMVILSGIFSAIHMIRHTRLAEEQGKEELLRANVTGCLAPLTAALLTMMLVNGGAALLTALAMTALGLSLTGSLAHCLGFFAAACVLGILTGVAAQFFVGASAARGAAFGSLGILFALHTLWNAAGAAHPAGYLNPLDWPLLIRPFAGERFMVLLIPLAAGAALTALSLWLMLRRDVGAGLFPQRKGRAFAKPGFRSLFALAWRTQRGLFLSWFLFYAVFSFALGCVSYLMTDAVSSAEALAGLIERLGGMDRAFMSLMLYIFSMIISVYVLLSAGLLRREEVDRGETLLALPVRRERLALSHLVYIFGGSAAIALVSGFCVGLGTVAGTGDQGALARLFLDMAEKIPGIWVFGGIALLLFGALPKWMNGLNYGLLILFILIEILWEQQNISNMLYGISPFSWITPLKASQPAAAPIVLCAVTAVLTLAGIALFKRRDAALH, encoded by the coding sequence ATGAAGAGATATTTACACGGCACGGATGCTCTGATGAGGCTGTATCTGCGGCAAAACCGCATTTTCACGCTGGTCTGGCTGCTGCTGCCGGGACTTTGGGTTGCCATCAACACCATATCATCGCTGGTGCTCTTCCCCACACAGGAGGCTCTTGTCAGGATGGGTGTCACCCTCATCGATCCCCTTACCCAGGCCATACACGGCCCGCTGCTGGTTGTTTCGGTGGCAGGTTTTGTCACCTGGCGCACCAAAGTGTTCATGGTGATATTAAGCGGAATCTTCAGCGCCATCCACATGATACGCCATACCCGGCTGGCCGAAGAGCAGGGAAAGGAGGAACTGCTGAGAGCCAACGTGACCGGCTGCCTGGCGCCCCTGACTGCGGCACTGCTCACAATGATGCTGGTCAACGGAGGCGCTGCCCTGCTGACGGCTCTGGCAATGACGGCGCTTGGTCTTTCTCTGACCGGCTCCCTGGCCCATTGCCTGGGCTTCTTCGCCGCAGCCTGCGTACTTGGCATCCTGACAGGCGTTGCGGCTCAATTCTTTGTGGGAGCTTCGGCGGCACGGGGAGCTGCCTTTGGCAGCCTGGGAATACTGTTTGCCCTGCACACCCTCTGGAATGCGGCGGGAGCAGCTCATCCTGCGGGGTATCTCAACCCCCTTGACTGGCCGCTGCTGATCCGCCCATTTGCCGGGGAGCGCTTTATGGTGCTGCTGATCCCCCTGGCAGCGGGCGCCGCACTGACGGCACTGTCCCTATGGCTGATGTTAAGGCGGGATGTGGGCGCCGGATTATTCCCCCAGCGGAAAGGACGTGCTTTTGCAAAGCCCGGATTCCGTTCCCTCTTTGCACTTGCCTGGCGCACCCAGAGAGGCTTGTTCCTCTCATGGTTTTTGTTCTATGCCGTATTTTCCTTTGCCTTAGGCTGCGTCAGCTACTTAATGACAGACGCCGTCAGCTCAGCGGAAGCGCTTGCCGGGCTCATTGAACGCCTGGGCGGGATGGACCGGGCTTTTATGTCCCTGATGCTGTATATTTTCAGCATGATCATCTCCGTTTATGTGCTGCTGTCGGCAGGGCTTTTGCGTCGGGAAGAGGTGGACAGAGGGGAAACCCTGCTTGCCCTGCCCGTCCGCCGGGAACGGCTGGCATTAAGCCATCTGGTCTATATCTTCGGCGGCTCGGCAGCCATTGCACTGGTGTCCGGCTTCTGCGTGGGCCTGGGAACGGTAGCAGGAACAGGAGATCAGGGCGCTCTTGCCCGGCTGTTCTTAGATATGGCAGAGAAAATCCCTGGAATCTGGGTCTTTGGCGGCATTGCCCTGCTGTTGTTCGGAGCTCTGCCCAAATGGATGAACGGGCTTAACTACGGCCTGCTGATATTGTTCATTCTCATAGAAATTTTGTGGGAACAGCAGAATATCAGCAATATGCTGTATGGGATTTCTCCTTTCTCCTGGATAACGCCCCTTAAGGCCAGCCAGCCGGCTGCAGCACCCATCGTCCTGTGCGCCGTCACGGCGGTTCTGACCTTGGCGGGGATTGCACTGTTTAAGCGCAGGGATGCGGCATTGCACTGA
- a CDS encoding ABC transporter permease, with protein sequence MSKKLLSGPYIMWMIGFILIPLALIVFYGLTDRSGAFTLGNVLSVTTAEHAKALWLSLGLSFISTVLCLILAYPLAMILRSRGMGQGSFIVFIFILPMWMNFLLRTLAWQTLLEKNGVINGILNALHLPNQNLINTPGAIILGMVYNFLPFMVLPIYNVLMKIDDNVINAARDLGANTIQVLFRILFPLSVPGIVSGITMVFVPALTTFVISNLLGGSKILLIGNVIEQEFTKGSNWNLGSGLSLVLMVFILISMALIAKYDKNGEGTAF encoded by the coding sequence ATGAGTAAAAAATTATTATCCGGCCCATATATCATGTGGATGATCGGCTTTATCCTGATCCCGCTGGCGCTGATTGTATTTTACGGGCTTACGGACCGGTCCGGGGCCTTTACCCTGGGAAATGTCCTTTCCGTCACAACGGCGGAACATGCAAAGGCCCTTTGGCTCTCACTTGGACTTTCCTTTATCAGCACGGTCCTCTGCCTGATCCTCGCTTATCCTCTGGCCATGATCCTGCGCTCCAGGGGAATGGGCCAGGGAAGCTTTATCGTTTTTATCTTCATCCTTCCCATGTGGATGAATTTTCTTCTCCGGACCCTGGCATGGCAGACCTTACTGGAAAAAAACGGCGTCATTAACGGCATTTTAAACGCCCTTCACCTGCCTAACCAGAATCTGATCAATACACCGGGAGCCATTATCCTCGGCATGGTTTACAACTTTTTGCCGTTTATGGTCCTTCCCATTTACAATGTACTGATGAAAATTGACGACAACGTGATAAACGCTGCCAGGGACTTAGGGGCCAACACCATCCAGGTTCTGTTCCGTATCCTGTTTCCATTAAGCGTTCCCGGCATTGTGAGCGGGATCACCATGGTGTTCGTGCCGGCTCTTACCACCTTTGTCATCTCCAACCTTTTGGGAGGCAGCAAGATCCTCCTGATCGGAAATGTCATTGAACAGGAGTTTACCAAGGGAAGCAACTGGAATTTAGGCTCAGGCCTTTCCCTTGTTCTCATGGTTTTCATTCTGATCAGCATGGCACTGATTGCCAAATACGATAAAAACGGGGAGGGAACGGCATTCTGA
- the rpiB gene encoding ribose 5-phosphate isomerase B gives MKIAMGNDHTAIEMKNDIKKFVESKGYEVIDFGTNSTESCDYPEYGEKVGRAVADGEADLGIAICGTGVGISLACNKVRGVRACVCSEPYTAKLSRMHNDSNVLCFGARVIGSEMAKMITEEWLDAKYEGGRHQRRVDMVMDIEKRN, from the coding sequence ATGAAAATTGCAATGGGAAATGACCATACGGCCATAGAAATGAAGAATGACATCAAGAAATTTGTAGAGAGCAAGGGCTATGAGGTGATCGACTTTGGAACCAATTCCACGGAAAGCTGTGATTATCCGGAGTACGGGGAGAAGGTAGGGCGCGCCGTTGCGGACGGAGAGGCTGATTTGGGAATCGCCATCTGCGGAACAGGAGTGGGGATCTCTCTTGCCTGCAATAAGGTCCGGGGAGTCCGTGCCTGTGTTTGCAGCGAGCCTTACACGGCAAAGCTTTCCAGAATGCACAATGACTCCAATGTTCTCTGCTTTGGTGCCCGTGTCATTGGTTCGGAAATGGCAAAGATGATCACGGAAGAGTGGCTGGATGCCAAATACGAAGGCGGAAGACACCAGCGCAGGGTGGATATGGTCATGGACATCGAAAAGAGAAACTAA
- a CDS encoding ABC transporter permease has protein sequence MNRKSFIKRFIQDFYLVIIMVFLYAPIATMAVLSFNSSKSRTQWGSFTTRWYGELFSSSTIMAALYNTLLIAFLSSLIAVIIGTAAAIAINSMNRIPRSVLMGITNIPMLNADIVTGISLMLAFIAFRFSLGFQTILISHITFNIPYVILSVMPKLKQTDKSTYEAAMDLGATSVSAFFKVVFPDILPGVLSGFLLAFTMSLDDFIITHFTRGAGINTLSTLIYSEVRRGIRPSMYALSTIIFITVLVLLLITNFAPKRKKQ, from the coding sequence ATGAACAGGAAAAGCTTTATCAAACGCTTTATCCAGGATTTTTACCTGGTTATCATTATGGTATTTTTATATGCCCCCATTGCCACCATGGCAGTGCTCTCCTTTAACAGTTCCAAATCCCGTACCCAATGGGGCAGCTTTACCACCAGATGGTATGGGGAGCTGTTCTCAAGCAGCACCATTATGGCAGCCCTTTACAATACCCTGCTGATCGCATTCCTTTCCTCTTTGATTGCGGTCATCATCGGCACTGCGGCAGCCATTGCCATTAACAGCATGAACCGGATCCCCAGGTCTGTTCTCATGGGCATTACCAACATCCCCATGCTGAATGCGGATATTGTTACCGGAATCTCTCTCATGCTGGCGTTTATCGCCTTTCGGTTTTCCCTGGGATTTCAGACCATTTTGATTTCACATATAACCTTTAATATTCCTTATGTCATTTTAAGCGTCATGCCCAAGCTAAAGCAAACGGATAAAAGTACTTACGAAGCCGCCATGGACTTGGGAGCCACATCGGTCTCCGCATTTTTTAAAGTGGTGTTCCCGGATATCCTTCCCGGCGTGCTTTCCGGTTTTCTCCTTGCTTTCACCATGTCCTTGGATGACTTTATCATCACCCACTTTACCAGGGGAGCCGGCATCAATACCCTTTCAACCTTAATTTACAGCGAAGTGCGCCGGGGGATACGCCCCTCCATGTACGCCCTGTCAACCATCATCTTTATCACGGTGCTTGTGCTGCTTCTCATCACCAACTTTGCACCAAAGCGTAAAAAACAATAG
- the aroC gene encoding chorismate synthase: MAGSTLGTIWKVTTWGESHGKAIGVVVDGCPAGLKLEEADIQEYLDRRKPGQSKFTTKRQEADQAEILSGVFEGMTTGTPISMVIWNTDQRSRDYGNLMEVYRPGHADFTFDEKYGIRDYRGGGRSSGRETIGRVAAGAVAACFLKSLGITVNAYTRSVGPYEAKPEHFNMEERDKNRLFMPDRETAALAEAYLEEMMGKLDSVGGVVECVIDGVPAGIGDPVFEKYDAALAKAVMSIGAVKGFEIGDGFAAARALGSQNNDGFCNGFNKRVEKATNHAGGILGGISDGSEVVLRAAFKPTPSVAQPQKTVTRRGEETEIRIKGRHDPIVVPRAVVVVEAMAALTTADLLLANMASRMDRILAFYGRQEAGKGDGGLET; this comes from the coding sequence ATGGCAGGATCAACACTGGGGACAATATGGAAGGTAACAACCTGGGGGGAATCCCACGGAAAAGCCATTGGGGTTGTGGTAGACGGCTGTCCGGCGGGACTTAAACTGGAGGAGGCGGATATCCAGGAGTATTTGGACCGCAGAAAGCCGGGCCAGAGCAAATTTACCACAAAGCGCCAGGAGGCCGATCAGGCAGAGATCCTGTCCGGGGTTTTTGAAGGAATGACAACAGGGACTCCCATTTCCATGGTCATATGGAACACGGACCAGCGTTCCAGGGATTACGGAAACTTGATGGAGGTTTACCGCCCCGGCCATGCAGATTTTACCTTTGATGAAAAATATGGGATCAGGGATTACCGGGGAGGCGGCCGTTCTTCCGGAAGGGAGACCATAGGAAGGGTGGCAGCCGGCGCTGTTGCCGCCTGCTTTTTAAAGAGCCTGGGAATCACTGTGAACGCTTACACCAGATCTGTGGGACCTTATGAGGCAAAGCCGGAGCATTTTAATATGGAGGAACGGGATAAAAACCGCCTTTTCATGCCGGATAGGGAAACCGCAGCTCTTGCAGAGGCATACTTGGAAGAGATGATGGGAAAACTGGATTCAGTAGGCGGTGTGGTGGAATGCGTCATTGACGGCGTTCCTGCCGGGATCGGGGATCCTGTGTTTGAAAAATATGATGCGGCTCTTGCAAAGGCTGTCATGTCCATCGGAGCTGTCAAGGGCTTTGAGATAGGAGATGGTTTTGCAGCCGCCCGCGCCCTTGGCTCCCAGAACAACGATGGTTTTTGCAATGGGTTTAATAAGAGAGTGGAAAAGGCAACCAATCACGCGGGAGGGATCCTTGGAGGGATCAGCGACGGTTCCGAAGTAGTCCTCCGGGCTGCATTTAAACCAACGCCTTCTGTTGCCCAGCCCCAGAAGACCGTGACCCGCCGGGGAGAGGAAACAGAGATCCGGATCAAGGGACGCCATGACCCCATCGTCGTTCCGCGGGCGGTGGTGGTGGTGGAAGCCATGGCGGCTCTTACCACTGCAGACTTGCTCCTTGCAAACATGGCCTCCAGAATGGACAGGATACTGGCTTTTTACGGCAGGCAGGAGGCCGGAAAAGGTGACGGAGGTTTGGAAACTTGA
- a CDS encoding ABC transporter substrate-binding protein: MKKKLSKIMAVSALSLLSISLLSGCGKSAPKAGGSGEVYVYNWGEYIDESVIEQFEQETGIKVVYDMFETNEEMYPVIEAGGVKYDAVCPSDYMIQKMIENNLLSEINFDNVPNVKEIDPRYQEMSKSFDPENKYSVPYCWGTVGILYNTSMVDPKDAPTKWSDLWDEKFKDNILMQDSVRDAFMVALKSLGYSANTTNEAEINEAKELLIKQKPLVQAYVIDQVRDKMIGGEAAVGVIYSGEMLYIQNEVKDLGLDYSLEYVIPEEGTNLWLDSWVIPANAPNKENAEKWINFLCRPDIAKKNFEYITYPTPNKGAFDLLDPELQNNKAVFPDEDNLKNSEVYQYLGDEVDSLYNEAWKEVKSN; this comes from the coding sequence ATGAAAAAAAAATTATCTAAAATCATGGCGGTCAGCGCCCTGTCCCTCCTTTCCATCTCCCTTTTAAGCGGCTGCGGAAAATCCGCTCCAAAGGCAGGAGGCAGCGGAGAGGTTTACGTGTACAACTGGGGCGAATACATTGACGAGTCCGTTATCGAGCAGTTTGAACAAGAAACCGGAATCAAGGTCGTTTACGACATGTTTGAAACCAATGAAGAGATGTATCCTGTCATTGAGGCGGGGGGCGTAAAATATGACGCCGTATGCCCTTCCGATTACATGATCCAGAAAATGATTGAAAACAATCTTCTCTCTGAAATCAATTTTGACAATGTTCCTAATGTAAAGGAAATCGATCCCAGATACCAGGAAATGTCAAAGAGCTTTGATCCGGAAAACAAATATTCCGTGCCATATTGCTGGGGAACCGTAGGGATCCTTTATAACACCAGCATGGTAGACCCTAAAGACGCTCCCACCAAATGGTCTGACTTATGGGATGAGAAGTTTAAGGATAATATCCTCATGCAGGACAGCGTCCGTGATGCCTTTATGGTGGCATTAAAATCCCTTGGCTATTCGGCCAACACCACCAACGAGGCTGAGATCAATGAAGCAAAAGAACTGCTTATCAAGCAAAAACCTCTTGTTCAGGCCTATGTCATTGATCAGGTCCGGGATAAGATGATCGGCGGCGAGGCCGCAGTGGGCGTCATTTACTCCGGAGAAATGCTTTACATCCAGAATGAAGTAAAGGACCTTGGCCTTGACTATTCCCTGGAATACGTGATCCCGGAAGAAGGAACCAACCTCTGGCTGGATTCCTGGGTCATTCCTGCCAATGCGCCCAACAAGGAAAATGCGGAAAAATGGATCAACTTCCTCTGCCGTCCTGACATTGCTAAAAAGAATTTTGAATACATCACCTATCCAACTCCCAACAAAGGGGCTTTTGATTTACTTGATCCGGAGCTGCAGAATAACAAGGCAGTTTTCCCTGACGAGGATAATTTAAAGAACAGCGAAGTGTACCAGTATCTGGGAGATGAGGTGGATTCTCTTTATAATGAGGCATGGAAAGAGGTAAAATCCAACTAA